A region from the uncultured Draconibacterium sp. genome encodes:
- a CDS encoding L-rhamnose/proton symporter RhaT, which translates to MNAILGILFHSLGGASSGSWYMPYNLVRKWRWEIYWIVGGLFSWLIMPYIATVLTSPGWQDILSETDSSTVRLTYFLGLMWGIGGLTYGLGIRYLGMSLGNSVLLGITSLVGSLGLPILRNIGNLGEVLPVGDSFTDMLASTSGRIILFGILVLMVGIVLCGKAGLMKDKELADVKEGVNTEFKLTKGLVIAVISGVLSAFFSFGIDAGKEMGEAVREIAVTNNFAFVSDGKYLFENNIIFLVILWGGLTTNLIWSVALILKNKTGRDFVDAKTPLLKNYLFCALAGTTWFLQFFFYGMGETKIGNGASSWILHMSTIILTANFWGFWRKEWSGVSNKTKATIYWGIGLILLSVIIMGIAKSDFVNTL; encoded by the coding sequence ATGAATGCAATTCTTGGAATTCTTTTTCACTCCTTAGGCGGTGCATCATCAGGAAGTTGGTACATGCCTTATAATTTGGTACGAAAGTGGCGCTGGGAAATATATTGGATAGTAGGAGGGTTATTTTCGTGGCTGATTATGCCATACATCGCAACTGTGTTAACCTCTCCGGGATGGCAGGATATTTTATCAGAAACCGATTCGTCAACCGTACGTTTAACCTACTTTCTTGGGTTAATGTGGGGAATTGGTGGTTTAACCTACGGCCTTGGAATTCGATATCTTGGAATGTCGCTGGGGAATTCTGTTTTGCTCGGAATTACATCGTTGGTGGGGTCTCTGGGGCTGCCCATTTTACGTAATATTGGCAATTTGGGCGAAGTTTTACCTGTAGGAGATTCATTTACCGATATGCTGGCAAGCACCAGTGGTCGGATTATTTTATTCGGCATTTTAGTCTTGATGGTTGGAATTGTGCTTTGTGGCAAGGCAGGGCTGATGAAAGACAAAGAGTTAGCGGATGTAAAAGAAGGCGTAAATACCGAGTTTAAACTAACAAAAGGTTTAGTAATTGCCGTAATCTCCGGAGTTTTAAGTGCATTCTTTAGCTTCGGAATTGATGCAGGAAAAGAAATGGGCGAGGCAGTGCGCGAAATTGCGGTTACTAATAATTTCGCTTTTGTTAGCGATGGCAAATATTTGTTCGAAAACAACATCATATTCCTGGTAATTCTGTGGGGAGGATTAACCACCAACCTAATTTGGTCGGTTGCCTTAATCCTTAAAAATAAAACAGGGCGTGATTTTGTTGATGCCAAAACTCCACTTTTAAAGAATTACCTTTTCTGTGCACTGGCCGGAACTACCTGGTTTTTACAATTCTTTTTCTACGGAATGGGAGAAACCAAAATTGGCAATGGAGCGAGTTCGTGGATTCTGCATATGTCAACCATTATTCTTACTGCAAACTTTTGGGGATTCTGGCGTAAAGAATGGTCAGGTGTTTCTAATAAAACAAAAGCTACTATTTACTGGGGAATTGGTTTGATTTTGCTGTCGGTAATAATTATGGGTATTGCTAAAAGTGATTTTGTGAATACGCTTTAA